In the Helianthus annuus cultivar XRQ/B chromosome 11, HanXRQr2.0-SUNRISE, whole genome shotgun sequence genome, one interval contains:
- the LOC110887921 gene encoding uncharacterized protein LOC110887921, translating to MDNLIAQTQSAFVGGRNILDGPLIVSESVSWVKKNKGKLLVFKVDFEKAYDSINWKFLFKVMEFMSFPERWITWIKGCLSSGKGSVLVLDMFMRRAVSLGLYHGFQTPNGGPIISHLCYVDDVLFIGEWSEHNFTYLKHLLRCLFLVAGLKVNHNKSKIYGVGVGDVETRDMAEILNCGVGAFPFVYLGVPIGANMKRAVHWQPVIDKFHRKLSAWKARTLSFAGRVTLAKAVLGSLPSYYLSLFLAPKAVVNKLESIRRSFVWGKTNLRNKISWARWEKMSKPKKLGGIGIGGIRDFNLAMLAKWWWRHKEEPNQLWASVISALH from the exons ATGGATAATCTTATTGCTCAAACTCAATCGGCCTTCGTCGGAGGGAGGAATATCTTAGATGGGCCTTTGATTGTGAGCGAATCGGTTTCTTGGGTTAAAAAGAATAAGGGCAAGCTTTTAGTATTCAAAGTTGATTTTGAAAAAGCATACGATTCCATTAATTGGAAGTTCTTATTCAAAGTCATGGAGTTTATGTCTTTTCCGGAAAGGTGGATTACTTGGATAAAAGGGTGCCTTAGCTCAGGAAAAGGGTCGGTTCTT GTGCTGGACATGTTCATGAGAAGGGCCGTAAGTCTCGGCTTATATCATGGTTTTCAAACTCCTAATGGAGGTCCTATCATTTCGCACCTCTGCTACGTTGATGATGTACTTTTTATCGGTGAATGGTCGGAGCACAATTTTACCTACCTCAAGCATTTACTGAGATGCCTGTTCCTGGTCGCGGGTCTTAAAGTAAATCACAACAAGAGTAAAATTTATGGGGTAGGGGTTGGAGATGTCGAGACTCGAGATATGGCTGAGATTCTTAATTGCGGGGTCGGAGCTTTCCCTTTTGTGTACTTAGGTGTCCCCATCGGTGCCAACATGAAAAGGGCGGTTCATTGGCAGCCGGTCATTGACAAGTTTCACAGGAAGCTTTCGGCTTGGAAAGCAAGAACTCTATCATTTGCTGGGAGGGTCACCCTTGCAAAAGCTGTGCTTGGTAGCCTCCCGTCATATTATCTATCCCTTTTTCTTGCCCCGAAAGCGGTGGTGAATAAACTCGAGAGTATTAGGAGGTCCTTTGTCTGGGGAAAGACAAATTTGAGAAACAAAATTAGTTGGGCCCGTTGGGAGAAGATGAGTAAACCTAAAAAGTTGGGCGGGATCGGGATAGGGGGTATAAGAGATTTTAACTTGGCGATGCTTGCCAAGTGGTGGTGGAGACATAAGGAGGAACCTAATCAACTGTGGGCTTCTGTCATCTCTGCTCTTCATTAA